A genomic window from Shewanella vesiculosa includes:
- a CDS encoding PHB depolymerase family esterase, with translation MSNKPYSLIKSVFLLWWIFLIQPIQANETPYLPLTDFGDNPGALTSFYLPLTEDLDTSDSANSSLIVLLHGCIQDGVELANKSGLTALALEHHFAVLVPQQSYDNNVKRCFNWFASQDTQLDSGEILSIKNMILATQAKLGIKHVYVIGLSAGGAMASAALVNYPDLFQRGAVIAGLPYPCADNLIKAISCMKRGPAQSAEELAQFAQAVHPQQKSWPSLSIWTGDSDTVVDANNAQMLASQWQILTQSGAKPEVNTQSGYSISRWKDPQNNTVIELVTLKNFGHGIAVNPDIKNGGVESDFLLKAPISSVTEIIKLWGL, from the coding sequence ATGAGCAATAAACCATACAGCTTAATAAAATCTGTGTTTTTACTGTGGTGGATTTTTTTAATCCAACCTATTCAAGCTAATGAAACACCTTATCTTCCGCTAACCGATTTTGGTGATAATCCTGGTGCGTTAACCAGCTTTTATCTTCCGCTAACGGAAGACCTAGATACCTCTGATAGCGCTAATTCGTCGTTAATTGTGTTACTTCATGGTTGTATTCAAGATGGCGTCGAACTGGCTAACAAGAGTGGATTAACCGCTTTAGCGTTAGAACATCATTTTGCGGTATTAGTGCCACAACAAAGTTATGACAATAACGTAAAACGGTGTTTTAACTGGTTTGCTAGTCAAGATACACAACTCGATAGCGGTGAAATACTGTCAATAAAAAACATGATCTTAGCCACTCAAGCAAAGCTTGGGATAAAGCATGTCTACGTGATTGGGTTATCCGCGGGTGGGGCTATGGCCAGTGCAGCCTTGGTCAATTACCCTGATCTATTTCAACGTGGTGCTGTCATTGCTGGATTGCCATATCCATGTGCTGATAATTTAATTAAAGCGATATCGTGCATGAAGCGTGGCCCGGCTCAGTCTGCCGAAGAGTTAGCTCAATTTGCTCAAGCCGTACACCCACAGCAAAAAAGTTGGCCTTCACTGTCCATTTGGACCGGTGACAGTGACACTGTCGTCGACGCGAATAATGCGCAGATGCTTGCTTCTCAATGGCAAATATTGACTCAATCTGGCGCCAAACCAGAAGTCAACACTCAGTCTGGCTACAGTATTTCGCGCTGGAAAGACCCTCAAAATAACACAGTAATAGAGCTAGTCACTCTTAAAAATTTCGGCCATGGAATTGCCGTTAATCCAGATATTAAAAATGGCGGAGTAGAAAGCGACTTTCTACTGAAAGCACCAATAAGTAGTGTCACTGAGATAATTAAGCTTTGGGGGCTTTAA
- a CDS encoding SufE family protein gives MLNPSTTPSAQLFLLLSDELVDAVNLIEQANNWQDKYRQIMLLGKLIPPLAAEFKHQDAQVKGCESQAWLYHYRLNEQHFYIADSDARIVKGLMGLLLVACQGKTAEQIQQFDVNQYFAHLGLSGQLSPSRTNGLTALAQAIVAYTHDVGT, from the coding sequence ATGTTAAACCCAAGCACCACACCTTCAGCGCAGTTATTTTTACTATTATCAGATGAATTAGTTGATGCTGTTAACCTCATTGAGCAAGCGAATAACTGGCAAGATAAATATCGCCAAATTATGTTACTCGGTAAATTAATACCGCCATTAGCGGCAGAATTTAAGCACCAAGACGCACAAGTAAAAGGCTGTGAAAGCCAAGCTTGGTTGTACCATTACAGGTTAAACGAGCAGCATTTTTATATCGCCGATAGCGATGCTCGTATCGTAAAAGGCTTAATGGGATTATTACTGGTTGCTTGCCAAGGTAAAACCGCAGAGCAAATACAACAATTTGATGTAAACCAGTATTTTGCCCACCTTGGACTCAGTGGCCAATTAAGTCCATCTCGTACTAATGGTTTAACTGCATTAGCGCAGGCCATCGTGGCCTATACACACGATGTTGGCACCTGA
- the cysC gene encoding adenylyl-sulfate kinase, producing MSNIVWHQHAIDQAARGAQKGQNPVLLWFTGLSGSGKSTLAGALERALFEHGFHTYLLDGDNVRHGLCKDLGFSLDDRDENLRRVGEVAKLMVDSGLVVLSAFISPTREERDRVRALFPQGQFVEVHVSTPLSVCESRDPKGLYAKARKGEISNFTGISSPYEVPVSAELTIDTSKGDLSTQVNGLLAYLKAIEVLNPARQIAGAGI from the coding sequence ATGAGCAATATTGTTTGGCATCAACATGCCATTGACCAAGCTGCCCGTGGAGCCCAAAAGGGCCAAAATCCAGTGCTATTATGGTTTACTGGATTATCTGGCTCAGGAAAATCAACCCTTGCAGGCGCATTAGAGCGAGCGTTATTTGAACACGGTTTTCATACCTATTTGCTCGATGGTGATAATGTTCGTCATGGTCTGTGTAAAGACTTAGGTTTTAGCCTTGATGATCGCGATGAGAATTTACGTCGTGTCGGCGAAGTCGCTAAATTGATGGTGGATTCAGGCCTAGTAGTGCTATCGGCATTTATCTCGCCTACCCGTGAAGAGCGTGATCGTGTCCGGGCGTTATTTCCCCAAGGCCAATTTGTTGAAGTGCATGTATCTACTCCGTTGAGCGTGTGTGAGTCACGTGACCCTAAAGGGTTATATGCCAAAGCTCGTAAGGGGGAAATTAGTAACTTTACTGGTATTTCATCACCTTACGAAGTACCAGTATCTGCGGAGCTAACCATAGATACCAGTAAAGGCGATTTAAGCACACAAGTGAATGGTTTGTTGGCTTATTTAAAAGCCATTGAAGTGCTCAACCCAGCAAGACAAATTGCGGGTGCTGGCATTTAA
- the mdh gene encoding malate dehydrogenase, with product MKVAVLGAAGGIGQALALLLKTQLPAGSKLSLYDIAPVTPGVAVDLSHIPTDVEVKGFAGQDPTDALVGADVVLMSAGVARKPGMDRSDLFNINAGIVRNLMEKVAVTCPKALVGIITNPVNTTVAIAAEVLKNAGVYDKNRLFGITTLDVIRSETFIAELKGLNVADVKVNVIGGHSGVTILPLLSQVEGVTFTDEEVAAMTTRIQNAGTEVVEAKAGGGSATLSMGQAACRFGLSLVRGLQGEANVVECAYVDGGSEHATFFAQPILLGKNGIEKVLPYGEISAFEANARDAMLDTLKGDIKLGVEFVK from the coding sequence ATGAAAGTTGCTGTATTAGGTGCTGCTGGTGGTATCGGCCAGGCGCTAGCTTTACTGTTAAAAACTCAACTGCCTGCGGGCTCAAAGTTGTCTCTGTATGACATCGCACCTGTTACTCCTGGTGTTGCGGTAGACTTAAGTCACATCCCAACAGACGTAGAAGTAAAAGGTTTTGCTGGTCAAGACCCAACAGATGCATTGGTTGGTGCTGATGTCGTATTAATGTCTGCTGGTGTTGCGCGTAAACCAGGCATGGATCGTTCTGATCTATTCAATATTAACGCAGGTATTGTGCGTAACCTAATGGAAAAAGTGGCAGTAACTTGTCCTAAAGCATTAGTGGGTATTATTACCAACCCAGTTAACACTACCGTTGCGATTGCTGCTGAAGTATTAAAGAATGCCGGTGTTTATGATAAAAACCGTTTATTCGGTATCACAACACTTGATGTTATCCGTAGCGAAACCTTCATTGCTGAGCTTAAAGGCTTAAATGTTGCTGACGTTAAAGTTAACGTTATTGGCGGACACAGCGGTGTGACCATTCTTCCATTACTTTCTCAAGTTGAAGGCGTGACTTTCACTGACGAAGAAGTGGCAGCAATGACGACTCGCATTCAAAACGCAGGTACTGAAGTTGTTGAAGCTAAAGCCGGTGGCGGTAGCGCAACATTATCAATGGGCCAAGCGGCATGTCGCTTTGGTTTATCATTGGTACGTGGTCTTCAAGGTGAAGCTAACGTTGTTGAATGTGCCTATGTTGACGGCGGCAGTGAGCACGCTACATTCTTCGCCCAGCCAATTTTACTTGGCAAAAATGGCATAGAAAAAGTATTACCTTACGGTGAAATCAGTGCATTTGAAGCTAACGCTCGTGATGCAATGTTAGATACCCTTAAAGGTGATATCAAATTAGGCGTTGAATTTGTTAAGTAA
- a CDS encoding GNAT family N-acetyltransferase, with translation MTIRIGQHADLQALVQFNQAMAMETENLSLDTEQLIRGVEGLLNHPERGVYLVAEVDGEITGSLMVTYEWSDWRASNYYWIQSVYIRPQNRRQGIYAKLYQAVKDLAAENGGTASFRLYVEHDNEIAQKTYESLGMQQSHYLMYEENTK, from the coding sequence ATGACAATAAGAATAGGCCAACATGCCGACCTACAAGCTCTAGTTCAGTTTAATCAAGCTATGGCAATGGAAACCGAAAACCTTTCATTAGACACTGAGCAATTAATCCGCGGGGTTGAAGGCTTGCTGAACCATCCAGAACGCGGAGTATATTTAGTCGCTGAAGTTGATGGTGAAATAACTGGTTCTTTGATGGTCACTTACGAGTGGAGCGACTGGCGCGCAAGTAATTATTACTGGATCCAAAGCGTCTATATACGCCCGCAAAATCGTCGTCAGGGTATTTACGCCAAACTGTATCAAGCAGTAAAAGACTTAGCGGCAGAAAATGGCGGCACAGCGAGCTTCCGCCTATATGTTGAACATGACAATGAGATTGCTCAAAAAACCTATGAGTCACTGGGTATGCAGCAAAGCCATTACTTAATGTACGAAGAAAATACTAAGTAA
- the fliB gene encoding flagellin lysine-N-methylase codes for MENLIIKPSYTSLFSCIGPECSDSCCNDWMITFDKQSYKKTLSNKYLADIAAFAILETKDSESEWAVINLDKNGACPFLNPQKLCNIHAKAGEDALSHTCKTYPKRDQLIGPDKYKSLYLSCPEVARIVLFDDNAFQFSANPSGAKTIAAQSPAWLEKSYEYSLDLLLNSGLIWQEALFIIGLLAKTSHDVKTGKVAIEHLEIRYQQLLKMAKMGMISQQFNAISYSEKPQTHTFVAIHDALCTMHSRSTRPRFMSINDAINQLCNEENDYSIESINNSWNLMVENPVVNLDEIFTKFILYSMFHNHFPMHTDHDPEQVFQQLVIDCFMIRCYLAAVYHKEQQLTQADIIKCFQVYQVVRQHKPKFIDRIKNILTEFGLTTLPSAMSLLKTQ; via the coding sequence ATGGAAAACCTGATTATAAAACCCAGTTACACTTCTTTATTTAGTTGTATTGGCCCAGAATGCTCAGACAGCTGCTGTAATGATTGGATGATTACCTTTGATAAACAAAGCTATAAAAAGACATTATCAAATAAATACTTAGCAGACATAGCTGCATTTGCCATTCTAGAAACAAAAGATAGTGAATCTGAATGGGCAGTAATCAACTTAGACAAAAACGGTGCCTGCCCGTTTTTAAATCCTCAAAAATTATGCAACATACACGCTAAAGCAGGTGAAGACGCATTAAGCCATACATGCAAAACCTACCCTAAACGGGACCAACTTATCGGCCCAGATAAATATAAAAGCCTTTATTTATCCTGCCCAGAAGTGGCCCGAATTGTGCTGTTTGATGATAATGCTTTTCAATTTTCAGCAAACCCGAGTGGTGCGAAAACCATCGCAGCCCAAAGTCCTGCATGGTTAGAAAAATCGTATGAGTACAGTTTAGACCTGTTATTGAACTCAGGCTTAATATGGCAAGAAGCTCTCTTTATTATCGGTTTGTTAGCCAAAACAAGTCATGATGTCAAAACAGGAAAAGTAGCCATCGAGCACCTTGAAATTCGATATCAGCAACTGTTGAAAATGGCAAAAATGGGCATGATTTCGCAGCAATTCAATGCAATATCGTATTCAGAAAAACCTCAAACACATACTTTTGTCGCTATACACGATGCATTATGTACTATGCACTCAAGGAGCACTCGACCTCGGTTTATGTCAATCAATGACGCCATAAACCAACTTTGCAATGAAGAGAATGATTACTCAATAGAGAGTATTAATAACAGCTGGAATCTGATGGTTGAAAACCCAGTTGTTAATCTCGATGAAATCTTCACTAAATTCATCCTCTATTCAATGTTTCACAATCATTTTCCAATGCATACCGATCATGACCCAGAGCAAGTCTTCCAACAACTGGTGATAGACTGTTTTATGATTCGATGCTATTTGGCTGCTGTATATCACAAAGAGCAACAATTAACACAAGCAGATATTATTAAGTGTTTTCAGGTATATCAAGTTGTACGCCAACACAAACCTAAATTTATTGACAGGATCAAAAACATTTTAACCGAGTTTGGTCTAACAACTCTTCCATCGGCAATGAGTCTGCTTAAAACACAATAA
- a CDS encoding membrane dipeptidase: MPQKVCNQARRHILKGLGAATLLSPLSSFPAWAAKPHRLYVDGLSFLPTDINDVKASKLDAFIADISAVETIEQADGTKNYKRTYQACINSIKQAADSVIANPDVYLQGLTGTDISKARTQQKTAVFFQIQGADCVEDDGLSNEWRQLDNLHQQGLRVLQLTHHYGNRYAGGALDNNGLNSLNTPLTSAGKELITELNRKNILIDVSHSSAQTALDTVKASQSPIIQSHGAARAIVNNARCSPDEVIRAIGDSGGVFGVFMMSFWLTNKPVPTIEDYINQLAYIAKVGGFNSVAIANDFPLRGQENLLALDNDNSEGIKEYLEWWHSLEDKNVLGFDVEPKHVVIPKLNNIDRMSRIDDALKKARFKATDRDRFMGGNWQRVLKQVLV; encoded by the coding sequence ATGCCTCAAAAAGTCTGTAACCAAGCTCGCCGTCATATCTTAAAAGGCCTTGGAGCAGCCACATTATTAAGCCCTTTAAGCTCCTTTCCAGCATGGGCAGCTAAACCACACCGTTTATACGTAGATGGGTTATCTTTTTTACCTACCGACATCAATGATGTAAAGGCCTCAAAACTCGATGCCTTTATTGCCGATATTTCAGCAGTAGAAACCATTGAACAAGCCGATGGCACTAAAAACTATAAACGCACTTATCAAGCCTGCATTAACAGCATTAAACAAGCGGCTGACTCAGTCATAGCGAATCCCGATGTGTATCTGCAAGGACTTACAGGGACAGATATAAGTAAAGCCAGAACGCAACAAAAAACAGCGGTGTTTTTTCAAATTCAAGGGGCTGATTGTGTTGAAGATGATGGTTTAAGCAATGAATGGCGGCAATTAGACAATTTACATCAACAGGGTTTACGGGTACTGCAACTGACACACCATTATGGTAATCGTTATGCTGGTGGCGCCTTAGATAATAACGGCTTAAATAGTTTAAATACGCCATTAACATCTGCAGGCAAAGAGCTAATAACAGAGCTGAATCGTAAAAATATTCTTATCGATGTCAGTCACTCTAGTGCTCAAACAGCCCTTGATACTGTTAAAGCCAGTCAATCTCCTATTATCCAAAGCCATGGTGCTGCGCGCGCGATTGTAAACAATGCCCGCTGCTCACCTGATGAAGTGATCCGCGCTATTGGCGATAGCGGTGGTGTTTTTGGGGTGTTTATGATGAGCTTTTGGCTGACGAACAAGCCTGTACCCACGATTGAAGACTATATCAATCAACTGGCTTATATTGCTAAAGTTGGCGGATTCAACAGTGTCGCCATTGCCAATGATTTTCCACTTCGCGGCCAAGAAAATTTATTAGCGTTAGACAACGATAACAGCGAAGGAATAAAAGAATACTTAGAATGGTGGCACAGCCTAGAAGACAAAAATGTATTAGGGTTTGATGTTGAGCCAAAGCATGTGGTTATCCCCAAGCTCAATAATATTGACCGCATGAGCCGTATCGACGACGCCTTGAAAAAAGCCCGTTTTAAAGCCACTGATCGCGATCGTTTTATGGGTGGAAACTGGCAAAGAGTATTAAAGCAAGTACTGGTTTAG
- a CDS encoding GNAT family N-acetyltransferase: MTNNDPTNAISADAQPPIIRALHADDNAALAAVIREVSAEYGLTPDKGFSVADKTLDCLSEVYDAQGSQYWVIEYQGKVVGGAGVAPLPGNDGVCELQKMYFARTIRGQGMAKAITGQCIEFAKQQGYQSMYLETTAVLVEALALYEKLGFSHCQHLGETGHDACEIAMIKPI, from the coding sequence ATGACTAACAATGACCCAACAAATGCAATCAGTGCCGACGCGCAGCCTCCCATAATTCGCGCGCTACACGCTGACGACAATGCTGCCCTAGCCGCAGTGATCCGTGAAGTATCAGCAGAATATGGTTTAACACCAGATAAAGGCTTTAGCGTAGCAGACAAAACCCTCGACTGTTTAAGCGAGGTTTATGACGCACAAGGCTCACAATACTGGGTGATTGAATACCAAGGCAAAGTGGTCGGCGGCGCTGGTGTAGCCCCGTTACCTGGCAATGATGGGGTATGTGAATTACAGAAAATGTATTTTGCCCGCACTATTCGCGGCCAAGGTATGGCGAAGGCAATAACAGGCCAATGTATTGAATTTGCTAAACAGCAAGGCTATCAATCAATGTATTTGGAAACCACGGCGGTATTAGTTGAAGCATTGGCCCTGTATGAAAAGCTTGGGTTTAGTCATTGTCAGCATTTAGGGGAAACTGGCCACGATGCCTGTGAAATCGCTATGATAAAACCAATTTAG
- the yjjX gene encoding inosine/xanthosine triphosphatase, translated as MPISLAVPQTLEIIVGSTNPVKISAAQQAIKLYFPDAQIRCHGMHAPSLVAEQPMTEAETKLGAINRAKFCQDNAHITNQNADFYVAMEGGVDQFDHGPATFAYMAIIHNDKLSVGRSANLPLPQNIFNALQAGEELGKVMDRVFNTHNIKQKGGAIGLLTRGLATRESIYTQALVLAMAPFINAELFND; from the coding sequence ATGCCGATATCACTTGCAGTACCGCAAACGTTAGAGATTATTGTTGGTTCAACCAACCCAGTTAAAATCAGTGCAGCACAACAGGCGATTAAATTATATTTTCCTGATGCTCAAATCCGTTGTCATGGCATGCATGCCCCATCATTAGTAGCAGAACAGCCCATGACCGAAGCAGAAACTAAATTAGGGGCGATTAATCGAGCTAAGTTTTGCCAAGACAACGCCCATATCACCAATCAAAATGCGGACTTTTATGTGGCGATGGAAGGTGGGGTTGATCAGTTTGATCACGGCCCCGCCACTTTTGCGTATATGGCCATTATTCATAACGATAAATTATCTGTCGGTCGCAGCGCCAACTTACCGCTACCACAGAATATTTTTAACGCTTTACAAGCGGGTGAAGAACTGGGCAAAGTAATGGACCGAGTATTTAATACCCATAATATTAAGCAAAAAGGTGGCGCGATTGGCTTGTTAACTCGAGGTTTAGCCACCCGAGAAAGCATTTATACCCAAGCTTTAGTGCTGGCAATGGCTCCTTTTATCAATGCGGAATTATTTAATGACTAA
- a CDS encoding cysteine desulfurase yields MKLASSVVLFDHQALRDQFPALKQTIGDHPLCYLDTAATSQKPQVVIDAMNEYYQFNNANVHRAAHQLSARATQQYEAVRLQVTDFINASQSQEVIFTHGTTESINMVAFGLTSQIKANDVILIDTAAHHANIVPWQELAKRTGAVIKPIPLTADAQLDMTAFEQLLLLKPKVVAICHVSNALGTVNPINELVAKAKAVGALTLVDGAQAVAHLSVDVQQIDCDFYVFSGHKMYGPTGVGILYGRYKQLDQLTPMLTGGEMIKTVSFNRTVFGALPNRLEAGTPAIAEVIGLGAAISFLLQLPREQLLAHEQQLMQYLQQQLQQLGDIELYGIAPINVGAVAFNLQGEHHQDVGILLDQQAVAVRCGHHCAMPLMASLNLNGCCRASIGIYTNKQDVDQFIHALNAVKELLL; encoded by the coding sequence ATGAAGCTTGCCTCGTCTGTTGTTTTATTTGATCATCAAGCGTTACGCGATCAATTCCCAGCGCTTAAACAGACCATTGGCGATCATCCTTTGTGCTACTTAGACACAGCGGCAACCAGTCAAAAACCCCAAGTGGTGATTGACGCGATGAACGAGTATTACCAATTCAATAATGCCAATGTGCACCGCGCCGCTCATCAATTGTCGGCAAGAGCGACTCAGCAATATGAAGCCGTACGTTTGCAAGTAACCGACTTCATTAATGCATCGCAATCTCAAGAAGTTATTTTCACCCACGGCACCACTGAATCGATCAATATGGTGGCCTTTGGGCTGACGTCACAGATAAAAGCGAATGATGTCATTTTAATTGATACTGCAGCTCACCATGCCAATATCGTGCCTTGGCAAGAACTGGCAAAGCGTACAGGTGCAGTAATTAAACCGATACCACTTACCGCAGATGCCCAACTTGATATGACAGCATTTGAGCAACTATTGCTGCTTAAGCCTAAAGTCGTCGCCATCTGCCATGTATCAAATGCACTAGGCACAGTAAACCCGATCAATGAGCTCGTCGCCAAAGCCAAAGCTGTTGGTGCCTTAACCTTAGTGGATGGTGCTCAGGCTGTTGCCCATTTATCGGTGGATGTACAACAGATTGATTGTGACTTTTATGTGTTTTCTGGTCATAAAATGTATGGTCCAACCGGTGTGGGGATTTTATATGGTCGCTATAAACAACTCGATCAACTAACTCCAATGCTCACTGGTGGCGAAATGATCAAAACAGTGAGCTTTAATCGTACTGTATTTGGTGCACTACCTAATCGCCTTGAAGCTGGCACTCCAGCCATTGCTGAAGTGATAGGTCTCGGGGCCGCCATCAGCTTTTTGCTCCAATTGCCGCGCGAACAACTGCTCGCACATGAACAACAATTGATGCAATACTTACAGCAACAATTACAACAGCTGGGCGATATTGAATTGTATGGTATTGCCCCTATCAATGTGGGTGCTGTGGCCTTTAATTTACAAGGTGAACACCATCAAGATGTGGGGATTTTACTCGATCAACAAGCTGTTGCGGTTCGCTGTGGTCATCATTGTGCCATGCCGCTAATGGCGAGCCTTAATTTAAATGGATGTTGCCGAGCATCGATTGGCATCTATACTAATAAGCAGGATGTTGATCAATTTATTCATGCACTTAATGCTGTAAAAGAGTTATTGTTATAG
- a CDS encoding NADP(H)-dependent aldo-keto reductase, with protein MEYQRIAHSSLEVSKICLGTMTWGEQNTQAEAFAQLDYAIGQGINFIDTAEMYPVPPKAETQGDTERILGNYLKAQGNRDNLVIATKIAAPGGKSDYIRSDMALDWLNIHQAVDDSLSRLQIDTIDLYQLHWPDRNTNFFGEMMYEHDKEEHYTPILNTLEALAEIIKQGKVRYIGISNETPWGFMKYLKLAEKHDLPRIISVQNPYNLLNRSYEIAMSEISHREDVPLLAYSPLAFGALTGKYENNQWPEGARLTLFKRFARYNSTPMALEATQAYIDLAREFGLTPTEMALAFVNTRKFVASNIIGATDLHQLKQNIDSHKVSLSAELMGRINELSALYRFPCP; from the coding sequence ATGGAATATCAACGTATCGCACATTCTAGCCTTGAGGTCAGTAAGATCTGTCTCGGCACCATGACTTGGGGTGAACAAAATACTCAAGCAGAAGCTTTTGCTCAACTCGATTATGCTATTGGACAAGGCATTAACTTTATTGATACCGCAGAAATGTACCCTGTACCGCCTAAAGCTGAAACTCAGGGCGACACTGAACGAATTTTAGGTAACTACCTCAAAGCCCAGGGCAACCGTGATAATTTAGTGATTGCGACTAAAATAGCCGCACCAGGTGGTAAAAGTGATTATATCCGCAGTGATATGGCACTCGATTGGCTCAATATTCATCAAGCTGTTGATGATTCATTATCACGCTTGCAAATCGACACTATCGATTTATATCAACTACATTGGCCGGATAGAAACACTAATTTTTTCGGCGAAATGATGTATGAGCATGACAAAGAAGAACATTACACTCCTATTTTAAACACCCTTGAAGCCTTAGCTGAAATAATTAAGCAAGGTAAAGTGCGTTATATCGGTATTTCAAATGAAACCCCTTGGGGGTTTATGAAATACCTAAAATTAGCAGAAAAGCATGATTTACCCCGTATTATCAGCGTGCAAAACCCTTATAACTTGCTTAATCGTAGTTACGAAATCGCGATGTCTGAAATTAGTCATCGTGAAGATGTGCCGTTATTAGCCTATTCACCTTTAGCCTTTGGCGCATTAACCGGTAAATATGAAAATAATCAGTGGCCAGAAGGTGCACGCCTGACTTTATTTAAACGTTTTGCCCGCTATAACAGCACCCCTATGGCGCTAGAAGCCACACAGGCTTATATCGATTTAGCTCGTGAGTTTGGGTTAACACCTACCGAGATGGCCTTGGCATTTGTGAATACCCGCAAATTTGTCGCCTCTAATATTATTGGCGCCACTGATTTACATCAGCTAAAGCAAAATATCGACAGCCACAAGGTGAGCTTATCGGCAGAGTTGATGGGCAGAATTAATGAACTATCGGCTTTATATCGCTTCCCTTGCCCTTAA
- a CDS encoding ribonuclease H family protein, with the protein MAKKFYVVWAGRETGIFTSWDVTKRAVDKYPQAKYKSFATEAEAKTAFAQSPANSIGKSAPAKKAAGSATVTSAGSVSTKTQGANQAVLSQFDVVIYTDGGCEPNPGKAGSGMAIYRKGELAELWFGLYNPNGTNNTAELNALHQALIVAKKVIAAGETVQIMSDSQYSIKCVCEWAYGWKAKNWTRKTGEIANLEIIKQAHELYDAMKADLVLQHVAAHIGIEGNELADRMSIHAIDQQHKSFSQYPAPMDISKILGLRTG; encoded by the coding sequence ATGGCAAAGAAGTTTTATGTAGTATGGGCCGGCCGAGAAACGGGCATTTTTACCAGCTGGGATGTCACTAAGCGTGCAGTGGATAAATATCCACAAGCCAAATACAAATCCTTTGCCACCGAAGCGGAAGCCAAAACTGCGTTTGCTCAATCACCGGCAAACAGTATTGGTAAAAGTGCACCCGCTAAAAAAGCGGCAGGCTCAGCAACAGTGACATCTGCTGGATCTGTATCAACCAAAACTCAGGGTGCCAATCAAGCAGTGTTAAGCCAATTTGATGTGGTCATTTATACCGACGGCGGTTGTGAACCTAACCCAGGTAAAGCCGGGTCGGGAATGGCGATATATCGCAAAGGCGAGTTAGCCGAATTATGGTTTGGTTTATATAATCCAAATGGTACCAATAATACCGCTGAACTGAATGCGTTACACCAAGCATTAATTGTCGCTAAAAAGGTCATAGCTGCGGGTGAAACTGTGCAAATTATGAGTGACTCACAGTATTCAATTAAATGTGTTTGTGAGTGGGCATATGGTTGGAAAGCTAAAAACTGGACGCGAAAAACCGGCGAAATAGCGAACCTTGAGATAATCAAGCAAGCACATGAGCTATATGATGCAATGAAAGCGGATTTGGTATTACAGCATGTTGCTGCCCATATTGGCATTGAAGGTAATGAGTTGGCAGACAGAATGTCAATCCATGCTATCGATCAACAACATAAAAGCTTTAGCCAATATCCTGCGCCAATGGATATCAGCAAGATTCTAGGGTTACGCACTGGTTAG